One genomic region from Streptomyces sp. NBC_01431 encodes:
- a CDS encoding alpha-ketoacid dehydrogenase subunit beta yields the protein MTVQKLPIAKAINESLRKAMETDPKVLIMGEDVGKLGGVFRVTDGLFKDFGEDRVIDTPLAESGIVGTAIGLALRGYRPVVEIQFDGFVFPAYDQIVTQLAKMHARALGKIKLPVVVRIPYGGGIGAVEHHSESPEALFAHVAGLKVVSPSNASDAYWMMQQAIQSDDPVIFFEPKRRYWDKGEVDPEAIPGPLHAARTVRAGSDLTLVAYGPMVKVCLEAAAAAQEEGKSIEVVDLRSMSPIDFDAVQASVERTGRLVVVHEAPVFYGAGAEIAARITERCFYHLEAPVLRVGGYHAPYPPARLEEEYLPGLDRVLDAVDRSLAY from the coding sequence ATGACCGTACAGAAGCTGCCGATCGCCAAGGCGATCAACGAGTCGCTGCGCAAGGCGATGGAGACCGACCCCAAGGTCCTGATCATGGGCGAGGACGTCGGCAAGCTCGGCGGTGTCTTCCGGGTCACCGACGGGCTGTTCAAGGACTTCGGCGAGGACCGGGTGATCGACACCCCGCTCGCCGAGTCCGGCATCGTCGGCACCGCGATCGGTCTGGCCCTGCGCGGCTACCGGCCCGTCGTGGAGATCCAGTTCGACGGTTTCGTCTTCCCCGCCTACGACCAGATCGTCACCCAGCTCGCGAAGATGCACGCCCGCGCGCTCGGCAAGATCAAGCTGCCGGTCGTCGTCCGCATCCCGTACGGCGGCGGCATCGGCGCGGTCGAGCACCACAGCGAGTCCCCCGAGGCGCTGTTCGCGCACGTGGCGGGCCTGAAGGTGGTCAGCCCCTCGAACGCGTCGGACGCGTACTGGATGATGCAGCAGGCCATCCAGTCCGACGACCCGGTGATCTTCTTCGAGCCGAAGCGGCGTTACTGGGACAAGGGCGAGGTCGACCCGGAGGCCATTCCGGGCCCGCTGCACGCGGCCCGTACGGTGCGCGCGGGTTCGGACCTGACGCTGGTCGCCTACGGCCCGATGGTGAAGGTGTGCCTGGAGGCGGCCGCCGCCGCTCAGGAGGAGGGCAAGTCGATCGAGGTCGTGGACCTGCGCTCGATGTCCCCGATCGACTTCGACGCGGTCCAGGCCTCGGTCGAACGGACCGGCCGCCTGGTCGTCGTCCACGAGGCGCCGGTCTTCTACGGCGCCGGTGCGGAGATCGCCGCCCGGATCACCGAGCGCTGCTTCTACCACCTGGAGGCCCCGGTGCTCAGGGTCGGCGGTTACCACGCCCCGTACCCGCCGGCCCGCCTGGAGGAGGAGTACCTTCCGGGCCTGGACCGGGTGCTCGACGCCGTCGACCGCTCGCTGGCGTACTGA
- the pdhA gene encoding pyruvate dehydrogenase (acetyl-transferring) E1 component subunit alpha, with protein sequence MTVESTAARKPRRSSKRTAGAGARKTAADPELVQLLTPEGERVEHPDYAIDLSAEELRGLYRDMVLTRRFDAEATALQRQGELGLWASLLGQEAAQIGSGRALRDDDYVFPTYREHGVAWCRGVDPTNLLGMFRGVNHGGWDPNSNNFHLYTIVIGSQTLHATGYAMGIAKDGADSAVVAYFGDGASSQGDVAEAFTFSAVYNAPVVFFCQNNQWAISEPTEKQMRVPLYQRAQGFGFPGVRVDGNDVLACLAVTKSALERARRGEGPTLVEAFTYRMGAHTTSDDPTKYRADEEREAWEAKDPILRLRAYLENAGHADAAFFEELESESETLGKRVREAVRAMPDPEPMAIFDNIYADGHALVDEERAQFAAYQASFATESEGGVAAVEGN encoded by the coding sequence GTGACCGTGGAGAGCACTGCCGCGCGTAAACCGCGACGCAGCAGCAAGCGCACCGCCGGCGCCGGCGCAAGGAAGACGGCCGCCGACCCCGAGCTCGTACAGCTGCTGACGCCCGAGGGCGAGCGGGTCGAGCACCCTGATTACGCCATCGACCTGAGCGCCGAAGAGCTGCGCGGGCTCTACCGCGACATGGTGCTGACCCGGCGCTTCGACGCGGAGGCCACCGCGTTGCAGCGGCAGGGCGAGCTGGGCCTGTGGGCCTCGCTGCTCGGCCAGGAGGCCGCGCAGATCGGCTCCGGCCGCGCGCTGCGGGACGACGACTACGTCTTCCCGACCTATCGCGAGCACGGCGTCGCCTGGTGCCGCGGCGTCGACCCGACGAACCTGCTCGGCATGTTCCGCGGCGTCAACCACGGCGGCTGGGATCCGAACAGCAACAACTTCCACCTGTACACGATCGTCATCGGCTCGCAGACGCTGCACGCGACCGGATACGCGATGGGCATCGCCAAGGACGGCGCGGACAGCGCGGTCGTCGCCTACTTCGGCGACGGCGCCTCCAGCCAGGGCGATGTCGCGGAGGCCTTCACGTTCTCCGCCGTCTACAACGCCCCCGTGGTGTTCTTCTGCCAGAACAACCAGTGGGCGATCTCCGAGCCCACCGAGAAGCAGATGCGGGTGCCGCTCTACCAGCGCGCCCAGGGCTTCGGCTTCCCCGGTGTCCGGGTCGACGGCAACGACGTGCTGGCCTGTCTGGCCGTGACGAAGTCGGCCCTTGAGCGGGCCCGGCGCGGCGAGGGGCCCACCCTGGTCGAGGCGTTCACCTACCGGATGGGCGCGCACACCACCTCCGACGACCCGACGAAGTACCGGGCCGACGAGGAGCGCGAGGCCTGGGAGGCCAAGGACCCGATCCTGCGGCTCCGCGCCTACCTGGAGAACGCGGGCCACGCGGACGCCGCGTTCTTCGAGGAACTGGAGAGCGAGTCGGAGACGCTGGGCAAGCGGGTGCGCGAGGCGGTCCGTGCCATGCCCGACCCCGAGCCCATGGCGATCTTCGACAACATCTACGCCGACGGCCACGCCCTGGTCGACGAGGAGCGCGCCCAGTTCGCCGCTTACCAGGCGTCGTTCGCGACCGAGTCCGAGGGCGGCGTCGCCGCGGTGGAGGGCAACTAG
- a CDS encoding dihydrolipoamide acetyltransferase family protein: protein MTTMTENAARYREFKMPDVGEGLTEAEILKWYVKPGDTVTDGQVVCEVETAKAAVELPIPYDGVVSKLHFEEGVTVDVGMSIITVDVAPGSVEEAPPAEAPEATAVAAAPPAEEAPKGRTPVLVGYGVSEASTKRRPRKGASVPEQAPAEALRAVQTELNGQAPAPARPLAKPPVRKLAKDLGIDLASVVPTGPDGIVTREDVHAAAAPVAEQVAAPAAVSRETTPAPAVPVQADARETRIPVKGVRKATAQAMIGSAFTAPHVTEFVTVDVTRTMKLVEELKSDKDMAGLRVNPLLLIAKALLVAIKRNPDVNAAWDEANQEIVLKHYVNLGIAAATPRGLIVPNIKDAHTKTLPQLAESLGELVATAREGKTSPAAMSGGTVTITNVGVFGVDTGTPILNQGESAILAVGAIKLQPWVHKGKVKPRQVTTLALSFDHRLVDGELGSKVLADVAAVLEQPKRLITWA from the coding sequence GTGACGACAATGACTGAGAACGCTGCCCGCTACCGCGAGTTCAAGATGCCGGACGTCGGCGAGGGACTCACCGAGGCGGAGATCCTCAAGTGGTACGTCAAGCCCGGTGACACGGTGACCGACGGCCAAGTGGTGTGTGAGGTCGAGACCGCGAAGGCGGCCGTCGAACTCCCCATCCCCTACGACGGTGTGGTCTCCAAGCTGCACTTCGAAGAGGGCGTGACGGTGGACGTCGGCATGTCCATCATCACCGTCGACGTGGCCCCCGGCAGCGTGGAGGAGGCTCCGCCCGCCGAGGCCCCGGAGGCAACCGCGGTGGCCGCCGCCCCGCCCGCCGAGGAAGCGCCCAAGGGCCGCACGCCGGTCCTGGTCGGCTACGGGGTCTCCGAGGCCTCGACCAAGCGCCGCCCCCGCAAGGGCGCTTCGGTGCCCGAGCAGGCCCCGGCCGAGGCCCTGCGGGCCGTGCAGACCGAGCTGAACGGCCAGGCGCCCGCCCCGGCTCGCCCGCTCGCCAAGCCCCCGGTCCGCAAGCTCGCCAAGGACCTCGGCATCGACCTCGCCAGCGTGGTGCCCACCGGCCCCGACGGCATCGTCACCCGCGAGGACGTGCACGCGGCGGCGGCTCCGGTCGCCGAACAGGTCGCGGCGCCGGCCGCTGTTTCACGTGAAACAACTCCCGCTCCGGCGGTGCCCGTTCAGGCGGACGCCCGCGAGACCCGGATCCCCGTCAAGGGCGTCCGCAAGGCGACCGCGCAGGCCATGATCGGTTCGGCGTTCACCGCTCCGCACGTCACGGAGTTCGTCACGGTGGACGTGACCCGCACGATGAAGCTGGTCGAGGAGCTGAAGTCCGACAAGGACATGGCGGGCCTCAGGGTCAACCCACTGCTCCTGATCGCCAAGGCACTCCTTGTCGCGATCAAGCGGAACCCGGACGTCAACGCGGCCTGGGACGAGGCGAACCAGGAGATCGTCCTCAAGCACTATGTGAACCTGGGCATCGCGGCGGCCACTCCGCGCGGCCTGATCGTCCCGAACATCAAGGACGCCCACACCAAGACCCTGCCGCAACTGGCCGAGTCCCTGGGTGAGTTGGTGGCGACGGCGCGCGAGGGCAAGACGTCGCCCGCGGCGATGTCGGGCGGCACGGTGACCATCACCAACGTCGGCGTGTTCGGCGTGGACACCGGCACCCCGATCCTCAACCAGGGTGAGTCCGCGATCCTCGCGGTCGGTGCGATCAAGCTCCAGCCGTGGGTCCACAAGGGCAAGGTCAAGCCCCGCCAGGTCACCACGCTGGCGCTCTCCTTCGACCACCGCCTGGTCGACGGCGAACTCGGCTCCAAGGTGCTCGCCGATGTGGCGGCGGTCCTGGAACAGCCCAAGCGCCTGATCACCTGGGCCTGA
- a CDS encoding maleylpyruvate isomerase family mycothiol-dependent enzyme — translation MTVHPSLQTYADAWTHSIEAISELVLPLVEGEWNRATPCPNWSVRDIVSHIIGMECEQLGDPRPIHTLPRDLFHVQTEFARYMEMQVDVRRHHTAPEMTSELEYTIIRRARQLRNENRDPDTKVRAPLGAEQTLELALRMRAFDVWVHEQDLRWALNKPGNLDSPGAYVARDILLSTLPRVVAKDAGAPPNSAVVFDIHGPVEFLRTVRVDADGRGTIDGAPSLGPLVTLAMDWETFLRLACGRVRPHAVADRVKAEGDQAMAQAILREFAVTP, via the coding sequence GACCGTCCATCCCAGCCTTCAGACCTACGCCGATGCCTGGACCCACTCCATCGAGGCGATATCGGAGCTGGTGCTGCCGCTCGTCGAGGGCGAGTGGAACCGTGCGACGCCGTGCCCCAACTGGTCGGTGCGGGACATCGTGTCGCACATCATCGGCATGGAGTGCGAGCAGCTGGGCGACCCCCGTCCCATCCACACCCTGCCGCGCGACCTCTTCCACGTACAGACCGAGTTCGCCCGCTACATGGAGATGCAGGTCGACGTGCGCCGGCACCACACGGCGCCGGAGATGACCTCCGAGCTGGAGTACACGATCATTCGCCGGGCGCGGCAGCTGCGCAACGAGAACCGGGATCCGGACACCAAGGTGCGGGCCCCCCTCGGCGCCGAGCAGACGCTGGAACTGGCGCTGCGGATGCGGGCGTTCGACGTGTGGGTGCACGAGCAGGATCTGCGCTGGGCCCTGAACAAGCCGGGGAACCTGGATTCGCCGGGCGCGTACGTGGCCCGCGACATCCTGCTGAGCACGCTGCCCCGGGTGGTCGCGAAGGACGCGGGCGCGCCGCCCAACTCGGCGGTGGTCTTCGACATCCACGGGCCGGTCGAGTTCCTGCGCACGGTACGGGTCGACGCGGACGGGCGCGGCACCATCGACGGCGCGCCCTCGCTGGGCCCGCTGGTCACCCTGGCCATGGACTGGGAGACCTTCCTGCGGCTCGCCTGCGGCCGGGTCCGCCCGCACGCGGTCGCCGACCGCGTCAAGGCGGAGGGCGACCAGGCGATGGCCCAGGCGATCCTGCGGGAGTTCGCGGTCACGCCGTAG
- a CDS encoding MFS transporter has translation MSSAALGTREPLGGRRALFVWGIGVGVYFVAVIFRTSLGVAGLDAADRFHVNASALSTFSILQLLVYAGMQIPVGLMVDRLGTKKVLVLGTALFTVGQLGFALSPSYATALASRALLGCGDAMTFISVLRLGSRWFPAKHGPMIGQVAALFGMAGNLVSTLVIARALHGVGWTQTFAGSSLAGVVVLVLLLLFLRDHPEGHEPPPAHHAGAAFVRRQIAAAWREPGTRLGMWVHFTTQFPAMVFLLLWGMPFLVEAQGLSRGTAGTLLTLVVLSNMVVGLVYGQLIARHHAARLPLALATVGATALLWAATIAYPAAHAPMWLLVTLCLVLGACGPASMIGFDFSRPANPPERQGTASGITNMGGFVASMTTLLAVGVLLDATGDNYRIAFSSVFFLEALGLTQILRLRARAERRERDRLVASRVEAVHVPV, from the coding sequence ATGAGCTCAGCCGCACTGGGCACCCGAGAACCGCTCGGCGGACGCCGGGCGCTGTTCGTGTGGGGCATAGGCGTCGGCGTCTACTTCGTCGCCGTCATCTTCCGTACCTCGCTCGGCGTCGCCGGACTCGACGCCGCCGACCGCTTCCACGTCAACGCCTCGGCCCTGTCCACCTTCTCCATACTCCAACTGCTCGTGTACGCGGGCATGCAGATACCCGTCGGCCTCATGGTCGACCGGCTCGGCACCAAGAAGGTCCTGGTGCTCGGGACCGCCTTGTTCACCGTCGGACAGCTCGGCTTCGCCCTGTCCCCCTCGTACGCCACCGCGCTCGCCTCCCGCGCCCTGCTCGGCTGCGGCGACGCGATGACCTTCATCAGCGTGCTGCGGCTCGGCTCGCGCTGGTTCCCCGCCAAGCACGGACCGATGATCGGGCAGGTCGCCGCCCTGTTCGGGATGGCCGGGAACCTGGTGTCCACCCTCGTCATCGCCCGCGCGCTGCACGGCGTCGGCTGGACCCAGACCTTCGCGGGCAGCTCGCTCGCCGGCGTCGTCGTCCTGGTGCTGCTCCTGCTGTTCCTGCGTGACCACCCCGAGGGCCACGAGCCGCCGCCGGCGCACCACGCCGGTGCCGCGTTCGTACGCCGCCAGATCGCCGCCGCGTGGCGCGAACCCGGGACCCGGCTCGGAATGTGGGTGCACTTCACCACCCAGTTCCCCGCGATGGTGTTCCTGCTGCTGTGGGGGATGCCGTTCCTCGTCGAGGCGCAGGGACTGAGCCGCGGCACGGCGGGCACGCTGCTGACACTGGTGGTGCTCTCCAACATGGTCGTGGGCCTGGTGTACGGGCAGCTCATCGCCCGCCACCACGCGGCCAGACTGCCGCTGGCGCTCGCCACCGTCGGGGCGACCGCGCTGCTGTGGGCGGCCACCATCGCCTACCCCGCCGCGCACGCGCCGATGTGGCTGCTCGTCACCCTGTGCCTGGTGCTCGGCGCGTGCGGGCCCGCCTCGATGATCGGCTTCGACTTCTCGCGCCCGGCCAACCCGCCGGAACGCCAGGGCACCGCGTCCGGCATCACCAACATGGGCGGTTTCGTGGCCTCCATGACGACGCTGCTCGCGGTGGGTGTGCTGCTCGACGCGACCGGCGACAATTACCGGATCGCGTTCTCGTCGGTGTTCTTCCTGGAGGCGCTCGGCCTCACCCAGATCCTGCGGCTGCGCGCCCGCGCGGAGCGCCGCGAGCGCGACCGGCTGGTGGCGAGCAGGGTCGAGGCGGTCCACGTCCCGGTGTGA
- a CDS encoding GntR family transcriptional regulator produces the protein MSPAPAPAIKQPPAADRVYMHVKQAVLDRRYEGGTLLTEGELAEAVGVSRTPVREALLKLEVEGLLKLYPKKGALVLAVSAQETADVVETRLLVEEFAVRRAVPAPERLVVSLQELLTEQKAHAAAGDLAALAVADRCFHAEIVRNAGNEILARLYDQMRDRQLRMGVAVMHAQPDRVAKNIAEHEEMLAAIRDGDGERAAQCVRQHLSWVKVLVRGDDR, from the coding sequence ATGTCTCCCGCCCCGGCCCCCGCCATCAAGCAGCCCCCTGCTGCCGACCGCGTATACATGCACGTCAAGCAGGCGGTACTCGACCGCCGCTACGAAGGCGGCACGCTGCTCACCGAAGGGGAGCTGGCCGAGGCGGTCGGGGTTTCGCGGACGCCCGTGCGCGAAGCGCTGCTCAAACTCGAAGTGGAGGGGCTGCTCAAGCTCTACCCGAAGAAGGGCGCCCTCGTGCTCGCCGTCTCCGCGCAGGAGACCGCCGACGTGGTCGAAACCCGGCTGCTCGTCGAGGAGTTCGCGGTCCGCAGGGCCGTACCCGCGCCCGAGCGCCTCGTGGTGAGCCTTCAGGAACTGCTCACGGAGCAGAAGGCCCATGCCGCCGCCGGAGACCTGGCGGCGCTCGCCGTCGCCGACCGCTGCTTCCACGCCGAGATCGTGCGCAACGCCGGAAACGAGATCCTGGCCCGGCTCTACGACCAGATGCGCGACCGGCAGCTGCGGATGGGCGTCGCCGTCATGCACGCCCAGCCCGACCGCGTCGCCAAGAACATCGCCGAGCACGAGGAGATGCTGGCCGCGATCCGCGACGGCGACGGCGAGCGCGCCGCGCAGTGCGTGCGCCAGCACCTCAGCTGGGTCAAGGTGCTGGTCAGGGGGGACGACCGATGA